One Numenius arquata chromosome 9, bNumArq3.hap1.1, whole genome shotgun sequence DNA window includes the following coding sequences:
- the SST gene encoding somatostatin: MLSCRLQCALALLSIALALGTVSAAPSDPRLRQFLQKSLAAAAGKQELAKYFLAELLSEPSQTENEALESEDLSRGAEQDEVRLELERSANSNPALAPRERKAGCKNFFWKTFTSC, from the exons ATGCTGTCGTGCCGCCTCCAGTGCGCCCTGGCCCTGCTCTCCATCGCCCTGGCCCTCGGCACCGTCTCGGCCGCCCCCTCGGACCCGCGGCTCCGGCAGTTCCTGCAGAAGTCGCTGGCTGCCGCCGCCGGGAAGCAG GAACTGGCCAAGTACTTTTTGGCAGAACTGCTCTCAGAGCCAAGCCAGACAGAAAATGAAGCCCTGGAGTCTGAGGACTTGTCCCGAGGGGCTGAGCAGGACGAAGTGAGACTGGAGCTGGAGCGCTCGGCTAACTCAAACCCCGCTCTGGCACCCCGGGAACGCAAAGCGGGCTGCAAGAACTTCTTCTGGAAAACTTTCACATCCTGTTAG